In Osmerus mordax isolate fOsmMor3 chromosome 24, fOsmMor3.pri, whole genome shotgun sequence, the following are encoded in one genomic region:
- the rnf215 gene encoding RING finger protein 215 isoform X2: MAASFCWCYLYLLFLLSAPSFLSCLFVTGEQVASVEVVLRERRTVSTVLQGEVIEASWENTVPDEQKQTEHVLEGDLRLVQDDQQEESQEEEDEDDQSKEQEPWIGVVPIKVENSQASTGNQESFAAAVVNKMKRALVLGASALIILALNQNTVREMDLSQVISKPIIVIQTSENVTKLIGALLRGLQATAKITYKTILQDNLKYLQQLWNTVVLVALLLCTGVIVQARWQYHENQLNDESELLPKQDILKRLSSLQTRTYRQPKPWCEPDQAAESDLCAVCLEPFNNNQCLRVLPCLHEFHRDCVDPWLLLQHTCPLCKHSILSSLRRDS; this comes from the exons ATGGCTGCGAGTTTCTGCTGGTGCTACTTATATTTGCTATTCTTGCTATCTGCTCCTTCGTTCTTATCCTGTCTGTTCGTCACGGGTGAACAGGTAGCGTCGGTggaggttgttctgagagaacGACGAACCGTTAGCACCGTTTTACAAGGTGAGGTGATCGAAGCGAGCTGGGAGAACACCGTCCCAGATGAACAGAAACAAACGGAGCATGTTTTAGAAGGAGATCTAAGACTG GTGCAGGATGACCAGCAGGAGGAAAGCCAGGAGGAAGAAGATGAGGACGACCAATCGAAAGAACAGGAGCCATGGATAGGCGTGGTTCCCATAAAGGTTGAGAACAGCCAGGCTTCCACAGGGAATCAGGAGTcatttgctgctgctgttgtcaaCAAA ATGAAGAGAGCCTTGGTCCTGGGGGCCTCAGCACTGATCATCCTGGCCCTCAACCAGAACACAGTAAGAGAG ATGGATCTCTCCCAGGTCATCTCCAAACCAATCATTGTCATCCAAACCTCAGAGAATGTCACCAAGCTCATTGGAGCCCTCCTCAG GGGACTTCAGGCAACAGCCAAAATAACATACAAGACCATCCTACAGGATAATTTG aagtACCTGCAGCAGCTGTGGAACACGGTCGTCCTAGTGGCCCTGCTTCTGTGCACAGGGGTTATAGTTCAAGCTCGCTGGCAGTATCACGAAAACCAGCTCAACGATGAGTCCGAG TTGCTTCCTAAGCAGGACATCCTGAAGAGGCTGTCGTCCCTGCAGACCAGGACGTACCGCCAGCCCAAGCCCTGGTGTGAGCCGGACCAGGCCGCAGAGAGCGACCTCTGTGCCGTCTGCCTGGAGCCCTTCAACAACAACCAG tgtctgcgcgtcctgccctgcctccatgaGTTCCACAGAGACTGTGTGGatccctggctgctgctgcagcacacctgtcctctctgtaAACACAGCATCCTCA GTAGCCTCCGCAGAGACAGTTAA
- the rnf215 gene encoding RING finger protein 215 isoform X1, with protein sequence MAASFCWCYLYLLFLLSAPSFLSCLFVTGEQVASVEVVLRERRTVSTVLQGEVIEASWENTVPDEQKQTEHVLEGDLRLVQDDQQEESQEEEDEDDQSKEQEPWIGVVPIKVENSQASTGNQESFAAAVVNKMKRALVLGASALIILALNQNTVREMDLSQVISKPIIVIQTSENVTKLIGALLRGLQATAKITYKTILQDNLGATLTLWSTCGRSRGGIYGEWQGVICTGETNSQVQKYLQQLWNTVVLVALLLCTGVIVQARWQYHENQLNDESELLPKQDILKRLSSLQTRTYRQPKPWCEPDQAAESDLCAVCLEPFNNNQCLRVLPCLHEFHRDCVDPWLLLQHTCPLCKHSILSSLRRDS encoded by the exons ATGGCTGCGAGTTTCTGCTGGTGCTACTTATATTTGCTATTCTTGCTATCTGCTCCTTCGTTCTTATCCTGTCTGTTCGTCACGGGTGAACAGGTAGCGTCGGTggaggttgttctgagagaacGACGAACCGTTAGCACCGTTTTACAAGGTGAGGTGATCGAAGCGAGCTGGGAGAACACCGTCCCAGATGAACAGAAACAAACGGAGCATGTTTTAGAAGGAGATCTAAGACTG GTGCAGGATGACCAGCAGGAGGAAAGCCAGGAGGAAGAAGATGAGGACGACCAATCGAAAGAACAGGAGCCATGGATAGGCGTGGTTCCCATAAAGGTTGAGAACAGCCAGGCTTCCACAGGGAATCAGGAGTcatttgctgctgctgttgtcaaCAAA ATGAAGAGAGCCTTGGTCCTGGGGGCCTCAGCACTGATCATCCTGGCCCTCAACCAGAACACAGTAAGAGAG ATGGATCTCTCCCAGGTCATCTCCAAACCAATCATTGTCATCCAAACCTCAGAGAATGTCACCAAGCTCATTGGAGCCCTCCTCAG GGGACTTCAGGCAACAGCCAAAATAACATACAAGACCATCCTACAGGATAATTTG GGGGCCACTCTGACCCTGTGGTCCACCTGCGGACGCTCTAGAGGGGGGATCTACGGGGAGTGGCAGGGGGTCATCTGTACAGGAGAGACCAACTCACAGGTCCAG aagtACCTGCAGCAGCTGTGGAACACGGTCGTCCTAGTGGCCCTGCTTCTGTGCACAGGGGTTATAGTTCAAGCTCGCTGGCAGTATCACGAAAACCAGCTCAACGATGAGTCCGAG TTGCTTCCTAAGCAGGACATCCTGAAGAGGCTGTCGTCCCTGCAGACCAGGACGTACCGCCAGCCCAAGCCCTGGTGTGAGCCGGACCAGGCCGCAGAGAGCGACCTCTGTGCCGTCTGCCTGGAGCCCTTCAACAACAACCAG tgtctgcgcgtcctgccctgcctccatgaGTTCCACAGAGACTGTGTGGatccctggctgctgctgcagcacacctgtcctctctgtaAACACAGCATCCTCA GTAGCCTCCGCAGAGACAGTTAA